One Frankia alni ACN14a DNA window includes the following coding sequences:
- a CDS encoding glycosyltransferase translates to MPLRYGFLSTYPPTQCGLATFTAALLDELASPVPGASSGVVRLLDAPAGPGPAPAAVVGDLVAGTQGGPRRAARLLNGFDVVVVQHEYGVYGGPDGDEVIEVLDNLEVPVVVVLHTVLVHPTPHQREVLEALVASADAVVVMAETARVRLVDGYRAHPQRVSVIPHGAAENRRAAPARSVRPTVLTWGLLGPGKGIEWGIAAMAELADLDPAPRYLVAGLTHPKVLAREGEAYREGLAALAGRLGVTDAIAFDHRYLDSGSLAELVSGADVVLLPYDSVDQVTSGILIEAVAALRPVVATRFPHAVELLGDGTGLLVPHGDVAAIAAAVRSIITDDGVVRGLASATAAHAPELLWPAVAQRYHRLAAGLAARTGSRPRVVPASQRAPATATAPVTATAPATAAR, encoded by the coding sequence GTGCCCCTCCGCTACGGCTTTCTCAGCACCTACCCCCCGACGCAGTGCGGCCTCGCCACCTTCACGGCGGCCCTTCTGGACGAGCTGGCCAGCCCGGTGCCCGGCGCCTCCAGCGGGGTGGTCCGGCTGCTCGACGCGCCCGCGGGGCCCGGCCCAGCGCCGGCCGCCGTCGTCGGGGACCTGGTGGCCGGGACCCAGGGCGGCCCGCGCCGCGCGGCGCGGCTCCTGAACGGTTTCGACGTCGTGGTCGTGCAACACGAGTACGGGGTCTACGGCGGCCCGGACGGCGACGAGGTGATCGAGGTGCTCGACAACCTTGAGGTGCCGGTGGTGGTCGTCCTGCACACCGTGCTCGTGCACCCGACCCCGCACCAGCGCGAGGTCCTGGAGGCGCTGGTCGCGTCCGCGGACGCAGTTGTCGTGATGGCCGAGACCGCGCGGGTCCGGCTGGTCGACGGGTACCGGGCCCACCCGCAGCGGGTCTCGGTCATCCCCCACGGCGCAGCCGAGAACCGCCGCGCCGCGCCCGCGCGCTCCGTCCGGCCGACTGTCCTCACCTGGGGCCTGCTCGGCCCGGGTAAGGGCATCGAATGGGGCATCGCGGCGATGGCGGAGCTGGCCGACCTCGACCCGGCTCCGCGCTATCTCGTTGCTGGCCTGACCCATCCCAAGGTGCTCGCCCGGGAGGGCGAGGCCTACCGCGAGGGACTTGCGGCGCTGGCCGGTCGGCTCGGCGTGACCGATGCGATCGCCTTCGACCACCGCTACCTCGACTCGGGATCACTCGCCGAGCTCGTGAGCGGCGCCGACGTCGTCCTGCTCCCCTACGACTCCGTCGACCAGGTCACCTCCGGCATCCTCATCGAGGCGGTCGCGGCGCTGCGGCCCGTCGTCGCCACCCGCTTCCCGCACGCGGTCGAGCTGCTCGGCGACGGCACCGGCCTGCTCGTGCCCCACGGTGACGTGGCGGCGATCGCGGCGGCGGTGCGCAGCATCATCACCGACGACGGCGTCGTGCGCGGGCTGGCGAGCGCCACCGCCGCCCACGCACCCGAGCTGCTGTGGCCCGCGGTGGCACAGCGCTACCACCGGCTGGCTGCCGGGCTGGCCGCCCGCACCGGGAGCAGGCCCCGAGTCGTGCCTGCGTCCCAGCGAGCCCCGGCCACGGCGACAGCGCCCGTGACGGCAACGGCACCCGCCACGGCGGCCCGGTGA
- a CDS encoding phosphotransferase family protein — MPELTNSTYIESGLPTRDRQRDPETTRQALESWFCAALPHRADLRVTEVTLPRTGGVANETLLCETNWTEAGVTRSAGYVVRVNSPDFLYKDADLTVHAEMYRVLGREPGIPVPAVVGLETDTGVLGEAFFVMERVEGRVPGDTPPFHTTGWVHDLVPGDRAVLWHNAVEVMARLHQVDPAKVAFLDRPHLGPDGLRQDLAHWIDVAAWVARGRTDPVIAAAERWLRAHVPPLGVTALAWGDSRLPNLMFRGLDVAAVFDWDMVCLAGAESDLAWWTVMDYSSTESVGVERLPGIGSPAQTVRRWQELVGREAANLDFHLVFASYRLAVILRRLGDLYGATGAMAPETIEELRTNNFGQQYLVQILDLPHSHPVTMTWPGLEL, encoded by the coding sequence TTGCCGGAGTTGACGAACTCCACCTACATCGAATCCGGGCTGCCGACCCGGGATCGTCAACGCGATCCGGAAACGACACGGCAGGCCCTCGAATCGTGGTTCTGCGCGGCCCTGCCGCACCGGGCCGATCTGCGCGTTACCGAGGTGACGCTGCCCCGGACCGGCGGGGTGGCCAACGAGACGTTGCTCTGCGAGACGAACTGGACCGAGGCCGGGGTGACCCGCTCGGCGGGCTACGTCGTGCGGGTCAACTCCCCCGACTTCCTGTACAAGGACGCCGACCTCACCGTCCACGCCGAGATGTACCGGGTGCTGGGCCGCGAGCCGGGCATTCCGGTCCCCGCGGTCGTCGGCCTGGAGACGGACACCGGCGTTCTCGGCGAGGCGTTTTTCGTCATGGAACGCGTCGAGGGTCGCGTGCCCGGGGACACCCCGCCGTTCCACACCACCGGCTGGGTGCATGACCTGGTCCCGGGCGATCGCGCCGTGCTGTGGCACAACGCGGTCGAGGTCATGGCCCGACTGCACCAGGTCGATCCGGCGAAGGTGGCGTTCCTCGACCGTCCGCACCTCGGGCCGGACGGCCTGCGGCAGGATCTCGCGCACTGGATCGACGTGGCGGCCTGGGTGGCGCGGGGGCGCACCGATCCGGTGATCGCCGCGGCCGAGCGGTGGCTGCGCGCGCACGTCCCGCCCCTCGGCGTCACCGCCCTGGCCTGGGGCGACTCCCGGTTGCCGAACCTGATGTTCCGTGGGCTCGACGTGGCGGCGGTGTTCGACTGGGACATGGTGTGCCTGGCCGGCGCCGAATCGGACCTCGCCTGGTGGACGGTCATGGACTACAGCAGCACGGAGTCGGTCGGCGTCGAGCGATTACCGGGCATCGGCAGCCCGGCGCAGACCGTGCGCCGATGGCAGGAGCTCGTCGGCCGGGAGGCCGCGAACCTGGACTTCCACCTCGTGTTCGCGTCCTACCGGCTGGCGGTCATCCTGCGGCGCCTCGGCGACCTGTACGGGGCGACGGGTGCGATGGCCCCGGAGACGATCGAGGAGTTGCGCACCAACAACTTCGGGCAGCAGTACCTCGTCCAGATCCTCGACCTTCCCCACTCGCACCCGGTCACCATGACCTGGCCGGGCCTGGAGCTCTGA
- a CDS encoding TetR family transcriptional regulator: MDGTPVRGAAQPVRARPAAWSEHKARVRQALVDAALELFAEQGYESTSTEQVAARAGVSPRTFFRYFATKESVLFFGEDDYIRSFVGVYLAQPESLSEFQAMRAAFVTLAPGVARLRERIRLYHVAVASSFLLRGKEHDNQQGNRALVARAVATRRGLAQPDESCELVAAIGILAEQRAMQRWLQGAPSRSLGSYVTAEFATLAELMGPAAQ, from the coding sequence GTGGACGGCACGCCGGTGCGTGGCGCCGCGCAGCCGGTGCGGGCCCGCCCCGCCGCGTGGTCCGAGCACAAGGCCCGGGTTCGGCAGGCGCTCGTCGACGCCGCGCTGGAACTGTTCGCCGAGCAGGGCTACGAATCCACCTCCACCGAGCAGGTCGCCGCGCGTGCCGGCGTCTCGCCCCGCACCTTCTTCCGTTACTTCGCGACGAAGGAGTCCGTGCTCTTCTTCGGCGAGGACGACTACATCCGATCCTTCGTCGGGGTGTACCTGGCCCAGCCGGAGTCGCTGAGCGAGTTCCAGGCGATGCGGGCGGCCTTCGTCACGCTCGCACCCGGCGTGGCCCGCCTGCGGGAACGGATCAGGCTCTACCACGTCGCCGTCGCCTCGTCGTTCCTGCTCCGCGGCAAGGAACACGACAACCAGCAGGGCAATCGGGCGCTCGTCGCCCGGGCGGTCGCCACGCGGCGCGGCCTCGCGCAGCCCGACGAGAGCTGCGAGCTGGTGGCCGCGATCGGGATCCTGGCCGAACAGCGCGCGATGCAGCGATGGCTGCAGGGTGCGCCGTCGCGCAGCCTCGGGTCCTACGTCACCGCCGAGTTCGCCACGCTAGCCGAGCTCATGGGCCCCGCCGCGCAGTAG
- the groL gene encoding chaperonin GroEL (60 kDa chaperone family; promotes refolding of misfolded polypeptides especially under stressful conditions; forms two stacked rings of heptamers to form a barrel-shaped 14mer; ends can be capped by GroES; misfolded proteins enter the barrel where they are refolded when GroES binds) produces the protein MAKMIAFDEEARRGLERGMNQLADAVRVTLGPKGRNVVLEKKWGVPTITNDGVSIAKEIELEDPYEKIGAELVKEVAKKTNDVAGDGTTTATILAQALVREGLRNVAAGANPLGLKKGIEVAVERVSEELSKQAKEVETKEQIASTASISAGDSAIGGLIAEALDKVGKEGVVTVEESNTFGLELELTEGMRFDKGYISPYFVTDADRQEAVLDDPYILIVNSKIAAVKDLLPLLEKVMQTSKPLVIISEDVEGEALATLVVNKIRGTFKSVAVKAPGFGDRRKAILGDIAILTGGQVISEDVGLKLESTSLDLLGRARKIVVTKDETTVVEGSGDPDQIAGRVSQIRNEIDKSDSDYDREKLQERLAKLAGGVAVIKVGAATEVELKEKKHRIEDAVSNAKAAVEEGIVAGGGVALLQASITAFEKLDLSGDEATGARIVALALAAPLRQIASNAGFEGGVVVEKVRDLPVGHGLNAATGEYVDLIATGIIDPVKVTRSALQNAASIAGLFLTVEVVVADRPSAGAAEGGDGAGAMAGMGF, from the coding sequence ATGGCAAAGATGATCGCCTTCGACGAGGAGGCTCGGCGCGGCCTGGAGCGCGGCATGAACCAGCTGGCCGATGCGGTCAGGGTCACGCTCGGTCCGAAGGGTCGCAACGTCGTTCTGGAGAAGAAGTGGGGCGTCCCCACGATCACCAACGACGGTGTGAGCATCGCCAAGGAGATCGAGCTCGAGGACCCGTACGAGAAGATCGGTGCGGAGCTCGTCAAGGAAGTCGCGAAGAAGACCAACGACGTCGCGGGTGACGGCACCACCACCGCGACGATCCTGGCCCAGGCCCTGGTGCGTGAGGGTCTGCGCAACGTGGCCGCCGGCGCGAACCCCCTGGGCCTGAAGAAGGGCATCGAGGTCGCCGTCGAGCGGGTCTCCGAGGAGCTCTCGAAGCAGGCCAAGGAGGTCGAGACCAAGGAGCAGATCGCCTCGACCGCCTCGATCTCCGCCGGTGACTCCGCGATCGGCGGTCTGATCGCCGAGGCGCTGGACAAGGTCGGCAAGGAAGGCGTCGTCACCGTCGAGGAAAGCAACACCTTCGGCCTCGAACTCGAGCTCACCGAGGGCATGCGCTTCGACAAGGGCTACATCTCCCCCTACTTCGTCACCGACGCCGACCGTCAGGAAGCCGTCCTCGACGACCCCTACATCCTCATCGTCAACAGCAAGATCGCCGCGGTGAAGGACCTCCTCCCCCTGCTGGAGAAGGTCATGCAGACCAGCAAGCCGCTGGTCATCATCTCCGAGGACGTCGAGGGTGAGGCGTTGGCGACCCTGGTCGTCAACAAGATCCGCGGCACGTTCAAGAGCGTCGCGGTCAAGGCCCCCGGCTTCGGGGACCGCCGCAAGGCGATCCTCGGTGACATCGCGATCCTCACCGGCGGTCAGGTCATCTCCGAAGACGTCGGTCTGAAGCTGGAGAGCACCTCCCTGGACCTCCTCGGCCGCGCCCGGAAGATCGTGGTGACGAAGGACGAGACGACGGTCGTCGAGGGCTCCGGTGACCCCGACCAGATCGCCGGTCGGGTCAGCCAGATCCGCAACGAGATCGACAAGTCCGACTCCGACTACGACCGGGAGAAGCTCCAGGAGCGGCTGGCGAAGCTCGCCGGTGGTGTCGCGGTCATCAAGGTCGGCGCGGCCACCGAGGTCGAGCTGAAGGAGAAGAAGCACCGCATCGAGGACGCGGTGTCCAACGCCAAGGCCGCCGTCGAGGAAGGCATCGTCGCCGGCGGTGGCGTCGCGCTGCTCCAGGCCTCGATCACCGCCTTCGAGAAGCTCGACCTCTCCGGCGACGAGGCCACCGGCGCGAGGATCGTGGCACTGGCGCTGGCCGCCCCGCTCCGCCAGATCGCGAGCAACGCCGGCTTCGAGGGTGGTGTCGTCGTAGAGAAGGTTCGGGACCTGCCGGTCGGGCATGGCCTGAACGCGGCCACCGGCGAGTACGTCGACCTCATCGCCACCGGCATCATCGACCCGGTGAAAGTCACCCGCTCGGCGCTGCAGAACGCCGCGTCGATCGCCGGCCTGTTCCTCACCGTCGAGGTCGTCGTGGCGGACCGTCCGTCGGCCGGTGCCGCCGAGGGCGGGGACGGCGCGGGTGCCATGGCGGGTATGGGTTTCTGA
- a CDS encoding SAM-dependent methyltransferase: MVEPDAGGGEFEVGQWWRSLAEEHPSIDLRTDRPHTARIYDYFLGGKDNFPADRVAAEQASAAFPNASLAARQNRAFMVRAIRHLAGEAGIRQFLDIGTGIPTSPNVHEIAQAVTPQARVVYTDNDPIVLAHARALLASTPQGRTAYLDADLHDPQAILTAPELRETLDLSLPVALSMIAVFHFVPDSDDPHGIIRRLVDALPSGSYLILTNGTADYDPATQDLAVAYEKQGITVRLRSRAEVESLFGGLELIDPGVELVHRWRPDAPDPPGLTDAQVSVYGGIARKP, from the coding sequence ATGGTGGAACCGGACGCGGGTGGCGGGGAGTTCGAGGTCGGGCAGTGGTGGAGGTCCCTGGCCGAGGAACATCCGTCGATCGACCTGAGGACGGACAGGCCGCACACGGCCCGCATCTACGACTACTTTCTCGGCGGGAAGGACAACTTCCCCGCCGACCGGGTGGCCGCGGAGCAGGCGAGCGCCGCGTTCCCGAACGCCTCCCTGGCGGCCCGGCAGAACCGCGCGTTCATGGTGCGGGCGATCCGCCACCTCGCCGGCGAGGCCGGGATCCGCCAGTTCCTCGACATCGGCACCGGCATCCCCACCAGCCCGAACGTGCACGAGATCGCCCAGGCCGTCACCCCGCAGGCCCGGGTCGTCTACACGGACAACGATCCGATCGTCCTGGCCCACGCCCGCGCGCTGCTGGCCAGCACCCCCCAGGGCCGGACCGCCTACCTCGACGCCGATCTCCACGACCCGCAGGCCATCCTGACGGCGCCCGAGCTGCGCGAGACCCTCGACCTGAGCCTGCCCGTGGCCCTGTCGATGATCGCGGTGTTCCACTTCGTCCCGGACTCGGATGATCCGCACGGCATCATCCGCCGCCTCGTCGACGCGCTGCCGTCCGGCAGTTACCTGATCCTCACCAACGGCACCGCCGACTACGACCCGGCCACGCAGGACCTCGCCGTCGCCTACGAAAAGCAGGGGATCACCGTGCGGCTGCGCAGCCGCGCCGAGGTCGAGAGCCTGTTCGGCGGGCTGGAGCTGATCGATCCGGGCGTCGAGCTGGTCCACCGCTGGCGCCCGGACGCTCCCGACCCGCCCGGCCTCACCGACGCCCAGGTCAGCGTGTACGGCGGAATCGCCAGAAAGCCCTAG
- a CDS encoding epoxide hydrolase family protein, which produces MPQTDFSPQPFTVRTDQAVLDDLGDRLRRTRWTDQIPGTQWEYGTDLAYLRDLCEYWADGFDWRAAEVRINRWPHVLTTVDGTPVHAIHARSPHPGAVPLLLIHGWPGSVIEFLDVIDRLVDPPAHGGDPGEAFHVVCPSLPGYGWSGPTREGGWHIRRVADALVELMAQLGYPRFAAQGGDWGGIAASLLGAHHPDRLLAIHLNLVLAPPPDEATMAVLSAPERAALEKVVRFTETETGYQAIQGTKPQTLAHGLADSPAGLAGWIVEKFRAWSDCDGDVEKAISRDDLLTNITTYWVTGTIGSSVRLYRESMRAGLFGPPDRPVTVPTGVAVFPREIVTPPRRCVEAHYDLRYWNELPRGGHFAALEQPELFAEDVRAFFRLLRGGAHELG; this is translated from the coding sequence ATGCCGCAGACCGATTTCTCGCCGCAGCCGTTCACGGTCCGCACGGATCAGGCCGTTCTCGACGACCTGGGTGACCGGTTGCGACGCACCCGCTGGACCGATCAGATTCCCGGGACGCAGTGGGAGTACGGCACCGACCTGGCCTACCTGCGGGACCTCTGCGAATACTGGGCGGACGGTTTCGACTGGCGGGCCGCCGAGGTCCGGATCAATCGATGGCCGCACGTTCTCACCACGGTCGACGGGACACCCGTCCACGCCATTCACGCCCGGTCGCCGCATCCCGGCGCCGTTCCGCTGCTGCTCATCCACGGCTGGCCCGGATCGGTCATCGAGTTTCTCGACGTCATCGACCGGCTGGTCGACCCACCCGCCCACGGCGGTGACCCCGGCGAGGCGTTCCACGTCGTCTGCCCGTCCCTGCCGGGATACGGCTGGTCCGGGCCGACCCGCGAGGGCGGCTGGCACATCCGCCGGGTGGCCGACGCCCTCGTCGAGCTGATGGCCCAACTGGGCTACCCGCGCTTCGCCGCCCAGGGCGGCGACTGGGGTGGGATCGCCGCGAGCCTCCTCGGCGCGCACCATCCGGACCGGCTGCTGGCCATCCACCTCAACCTGGTCCTGGCGCCGCCGCCCGACGAGGCCACCATGGCGGTGCTGAGCGCCCCCGAACGCGCCGCGCTGGAGAAGGTTGTGCGGTTCACCGAGACCGAGACCGGTTATCAGGCCATTCAGGGCACCAAGCCGCAGACGCTCGCCCACGGCCTGGCCGACTCGCCCGCGGGCCTGGCCGGCTGGATCGTCGAGAAGTTCCGGGCGTGGAGCGACTGCGACGGCGACGTGGAGAAGGCGATCAGCCGCGACGATCTGCTCACCAACATCACCACCTACTGGGTCACCGGAACGATCGGCTCGTCGGTGCGCCTCTACCGCGAGTCGATGCGGGCCGGCCTGTTCGGCCCCCCGGACCGGCCGGTCACGGTGCCGACCGGGGTCGCGGTCTTCCCGCGGGAGATCGTGACACCGCCCCGGCGCTGCGTCGAGGCGCACTACGACCTGCGCTACTGGAACGAACTGCCGCGCGGCGGCCACTTCGCCGCGCTGGAGCAACCGGAGCTGTTTGCCGAGGACGTCCGAGCGTTCTTCCGCCTACTGCGCGGCGGGGCCCATGAGCTCGGCTAG
- a CDS encoding thiolase C-terminal domain-containing protein has protein sequence MAAQAAREALADCGLTAADVDGFTCYSTGDSAGPSQVAHAIGVDDLGWSLSVLGGGNIVTSTVAGAAAAVLTGQAEVVVVYRVLGSQTRYGRALERVEVDGEGQFAGPHGYLVPPQWFAMFCRRHQYEYGSTAADLGAIAVQERDHAVRNPHAVARSPITLDDYLNSRWISEPFRLFDCCYEIDGAVAIVVTSAERAADLPHRPVHLLGAADSNRFGGSVDQWDDLSCMYSRDTAPRLWSRTGLRPADIDVACMYDCFTFTVMATFEDFGFCAKGEVGDYFRAGRATYGGDVVVNPHGGLLSEGYIHGLNHHYEAVLQLRGDAGDRQVSGAETALVTSGAGPFGGALVYGTAEA, from the coding sequence ATGGCCGCGCAGGCCGCCCGGGAGGCGCTCGCCGACTGCGGGCTCACCGCCGCCGACGTCGACGGCTTCACCTGTTACTCGACGGGCGACAGCGCCGGTCCGAGCCAGGTCGCCCACGCCATCGGAGTCGACGACCTCGGGTGGAGCCTGAGCGTCCTGGGCGGCGGCAACATCGTCACCTCGACCGTGGCGGGGGCCGCCGCGGCGGTGCTGACCGGCCAGGCCGAGGTGGTTGTCGTCTACCGGGTGCTCGGCTCGCAGACCCGGTACGGCCGGGCGCTGGAGCGGGTCGAGGTCGACGGCGAGGGGCAGTTCGCGGGGCCGCACGGGTACCTCGTGCCGCCCCAGTGGTTCGCGATGTTCTGCCGCCGCCACCAGTACGAGTACGGATCCACCGCGGCGGACCTGGGTGCCATCGCGGTGCAGGAACGCGACCACGCGGTGCGCAACCCGCACGCGGTGGCCCGGTCTCCCATCACCCTCGACGACTACCTGAACAGTCGGTGGATCAGCGAGCCGTTCCGACTGTTCGACTGCTGCTACGAGATCGACGGCGCGGTGGCGATCGTGGTCACGAGCGCCGAGCGGGCCGCGGATCTGCCGCACCGTCCCGTCCACCTGCTCGGCGCGGCCGACAGCAACCGCTTCGGCGGCTCGGTCGACCAGTGGGACGACCTGAGCTGCATGTACTCCCGGGACACCGCGCCCCGGCTGTGGTCGCGCACCGGGCTGCGTCCCGCCGACATCGACGTCGCCTGCATGTACGACTGCTTCACCTTCACCGTGATGGCGACCTTCGAGGACTTCGGGTTCTGCGCCAAGGGCGAGGTCGGCGACTACTTCCGGGCCGGGCGGGCCACCTACGGCGGCGACGTCGTCGTCAACCCGCACGGCGGGCTGCTGTCCGAGGGCTACATCCACGGCCTGAACCACCATTACGAGGCGGTGCTGCAACTGCGCGGCGACGCCGGCGACCGGCAGGTGAGCGGCGCCGAGACGGCGCTGGTCACGTCCGGTGCCGGCCCCTTCGGCGGCGCCCTCGTCTACGGAACGGCGGAGGCATGA
- a CDS encoding cation diffusion facilitator family transporter, with protein sequence MGVDQRHDHGGRGHDNGGHRHDHEHRAVGRWARLGHGISGLVGGHSHDSADQIDDALEADAAGRRALLISLAGLGATAVGQAVVVALSGSVALLGDTLHNVADALTAVPLLIAFALARRPATTRFTYGFGRAEDLAGLAVLAMIMLSCALAAWASIDRLVHPEQVDRLGVVAAAAVVGFVGNEIVARYRIRVGHQIGSAALVADGLHARTDGFTSLAVLLGAAGAAAGWRWADPVVGLAITVAILGVLRSAARVVGARLMDAVDPDTVAEATDTLLHTAGVEAVRELRLRWIGHTLRAEADITVDADLTLTEAHDVAHAAEAHLLRHIRRLSAATIHTSPARHHPAVTTG encoded by the coding sequence ATGGGAGTCGATCAGCGCCATGACCACGGTGGGCGCGGCCATGACAACGGCGGACATCGCCACGATCACGAGCATCGCGCGGTCGGGCGGTGGGCGCGGCTTGGCCATGGCATCTCGGGACTCGTCGGTGGACACAGCCACGACAGCGCCGACCAGATCGACGATGCGCTGGAAGCGGACGCCGCTGGCCGGCGCGCCCTGCTGATCAGCCTGGCCGGGCTCGGTGCGACCGCGGTCGGACAGGCCGTGGTGGTGGCGCTGTCAGGGTCGGTGGCACTGCTCGGCGACACGCTGCACAACGTCGCCGACGCGCTCACCGCCGTTCCGCTGCTCATCGCGTTCGCCCTCGCTCGCCGCCCGGCCACGACCCGGTTCACCTACGGCTTCGGCCGCGCCGAGGATCTCGCCGGCCTCGCCGTCCTGGCGATGATCATGCTGTCGTGTGCGCTCGCGGCCTGGGCGTCGATCGATCGCCTGGTCCACCCCGAGCAGGTCGACCGGCTGGGGGTGGTCGCCGCGGCCGCGGTCGTCGGCTTCGTCGGCAACGAGATCGTGGCCCGTTACCGCATCCGCGTCGGTCACCAGATCGGTTCCGCCGCGCTCGTCGCCGACGGGCTGCACGCCCGCACCGACGGCTTCACCAGCCTCGCGGTGCTGCTCGGTGCCGCCGGCGCCGCCGCGGGATGGCGCTGGGCCGACCCCGTGGTCGGCCTGGCGATCACCGTGGCGATCCTCGGGGTCCTGCGGTCCGCCGCCCGGGTCGTCGGCGCCCGGCTCATGGACGCCGTCGACCCGGACACGGTCGCCGAGGCGACCGACACCCTGCTGCACACCGCGGGTGTCGAGGCCGTCCGCGAGCTCCGGCTGCGCTGGATTGGGCACACCCTGCGCGCCGAGGCCGACATCACCGTCGACGCGGACCTCACCCTCACCGAGGCCCATGACGTCGCCCACGCCGCCGAGGCGCACCTGCTGCGCCACATCCGCCGCCTGTCCGCCGCCACGATCCACACCAGCCCCGCCCGCCACCACCCCGCGGTCACCACCGGCTAG
- a CDS encoding Zn-ribbon domain-containing OB-fold protein, with the protein MTTTHEERATVAADPLSLPPQPVPDAVTAPFWAALAEGRLAMCRCGHCGLWMQPPLERCRRCAGPTRFTDVAGTGTVYSFIVQHRATVPGYLDDLPYVVALVELDEQAGLRLPARIVGVDPAEVRCGLRVRAEFADLPGGDFTVALFRPLDES; encoded by the coding sequence ATGACCACGACGCACGAGGAGCGCGCGACCGTGGCGGCCGATCCGCTCAGCCTCCCGCCGCAGCCGGTGCCGGACGCGGTGACCGCGCCCTTCTGGGCGGCCCTGGCCGAGGGCCGGCTGGCCATGTGCCGCTGCGGGCACTGCGGGCTGTGGATGCAACCGCCGCTCGAGCGGTGCCGCCGGTGCGCCGGGCCGACCCGGTTCACCGACGTCGCCGGCACCGGCACCGTCTACTCGTTCATCGTCCAGCACCGGGCGACCGTGCCCGGCTACCTCGACGACCTGCCCTACGTGGTGGCCCTGGTCGAGCTCGACGAGCAGGCAGGCCTGCGCCTGCCCGCCCGGATCGTCGGCGTCGACCCGGCGGAGGTGCGCTGTGGCCTGCGGGTGCGGGCCGAGTTCGCCGACCTGCCCGGCGGCGACTTCACCGTCGCGCTCTTCCGCCCGTTGGACGAGTCATGA
- a CDS encoding universal stress protein has translation MQHVVVGVDNGQAAPAALGWAADLAARLGAELDVVHVQPLSPAQIRTMVSTVPGRRACERFLRFEEDAESRAAGAVADRTLAAIPVRWRFHVRAGEPATELLAVADSVDAYAIVLGTRHGGVGVALERLLTGSVSHRTLHRTRRPVLIVPTDVDDQPVRDA, from the coding sequence ATGCAGCACGTCGTGGTCGGGGTCGACAACGGACAGGCCGCTCCCGCCGCGCTCGGCTGGGCCGCCGACCTCGCCGCGCGGCTGGGCGCCGAACTCGACGTCGTCCACGTCCAGCCCCTCAGCCCCGCGCAGATCCGCACGATGGTCTCCACGGTGCCCGGCCGGCGCGCGTGCGAGCGCTTCCTCCGGTTCGAGGAGGACGCCGAGTCCAGAGCTGCCGGCGCCGTAGCGGACCGCACGCTCGCGGCGATCCCCGTGCGCTGGCGGTTCCACGTCCGGGCCGGCGAGCCCGCGACCGAGCTGCTCGCCGTCGCCGACAGCGTAGACGCCTACGCGATCGTCCTCGGCACTCGCCACGGCGGCGTCGGAGTCGCGCTGGAACGGCTGCTCACCGGCTCGGTCTCCCACCGGACGCTGCACCGGACGCGCCGACCCGTCCTGATCGTCCCCACCGATGTCGACGACCAACCCGTCAGGGACGCCTGA